The following are encoded together in the Geobacter sulfurreducens PCA genome:
- the hypE gene encoding hydrogenase expression/formation protein HypE: MNKELILLGHGSGGKLSHQLLDDLIIPTLSGISLAGQNDAALVDADGRRLAFTTDSYVVDPVFFPGGNIGTLAVNGTVNDLAMMGARPLFLSAGLIIEEGFSRNDLGTILASMRQAADAAGVRIVTGDTKVVPRGKADRIFINTSGIGLVEHDFTISGACARPGDRIIINGTVGDHGIAVMAKREGLELLTDIVSDCAPLNGLVADIIAEGGGDVHVLRDPTRGGVATTLKEIALQSDVTIMIREEAIPLAGPVKGVCAILGLDPLYVANEGKLLVAVAPSAAERVLARMKTHPCGGAAAIIGEVTDAGGGKLRLETSVGGVRAVEMLAGEQLPRIC, translated from the coding sequence GTGAACAAGGAACTCATTCTGCTCGGTCACGGCAGTGGCGGAAAGCTATCCCACCAACTCCTGGACGACCTCATCATCCCCACTCTGTCGGGGATATCCCTGGCGGGTCAGAACGACGCGGCCCTGGTGGATGCCGACGGCCGCAGGCTGGCATTCACCACCGATTCCTACGTTGTTGACCCCGTCTTTTTCCCGGGCGGCAATATCGGAACCCTGGCGGTCAACGGGACCGTCAATGACCTGGCCATGATGGGCGCGCGTCCCCTGTTCCTGAGTGCCGGCCTCATCATCGAGGAGGGATTCAGCAGGAACGACCTCGGGACCATCCTTGCGTCCATGCGCCAGGCTGCCGATGCCGCCGGGGTAAGGATCGTCACCGGCGACACCAAGGTCGTCCCCCGGGGCAAGGCCGACCGGATCTTCATCAATACGTCGGGCATCGGACTGGTGGAGCACGACTTCACCATCTCCGGCGCCTGTGCCCGCCCCGGCGACCGGATCATCATCAATGGCACCGTGGGGGACCACGGCATTGCTGTCATGGCGAAGCGGGAGGGGCTTGAGCTCCTGACCGACATCGTCAGCGACTGTGCCCCTCTCAACGGGCTGGTGGCCGACATCATCGCCGAGGGCGGCGGGGATGTTCATGTTCTGCGCGACCCAACCCGGGGAGGGGTCGCCACCACTCTCAAGGAGATAGCCCTCCAGTCCGATGTTACGATCATGATCCGCGAGGAAGCCATCCCCTTGGCCGGGCCAGTGAAGGGGGTTTGTGCCATCCTGGGTCTCGATCCCCTTTACGTGGCCAACGAGGGCAAACTTCTCGTTGCCGTGGCCCCGTCGGCCGCCGAGCGGGTTCTGGCGCGCATGAAGACGCATCCCTGCGGAGGGGCTGCCGCGATCATCGGTGAAGTCACCGATGCGGGCGGGGGAAAGCTCCGGCTGGAGACATCGGTCGGGGGCGTAAGGGCAGTGGAGATGCTTGCGGGCGAGCAGTTGCCGCGCATTTGCTGA
- a CDS encoding patatin-like phospholipase family protein → MDNRQPRPTGVDEPVTLMLVGGGIRCYAFIGALRAVEEIGVPIGRIIGASTGSIIAALYAAGMPTADLKRLALETDTELFRDFSPRGVFSGMGICRGDALERWLDERLGGVCLADLRRSPLAVITTDILNHAPFVLSADNAPRLKVSAAVRFSAAIPFIFAWKKFVVRGKEHVLIDGTLMASVIESQCAEAGKTLVLRTFSKRSMNHHSSSVMTLRRYAGDLLNIFFHSMDREFLKGARWKDTITIHCGMVPSLSFSVTADEREFLMEQGYQQTAKYLRYKWGL, encoded by the coding sequence ATGGATAACCGCCAACCACGCCCGACCGGAGTAGATGAGCCGGTAACCCTCATGCTCGTGGGAGGGGGAATTCGCTGCTATGCTTTCATCGGCGCTCTGCGGGCCGTGGAGGAGATCGGCGTTCCCATCGGCAGGATCATCGGAGCGTCCACGGGCAGCATCATCGCCGCCCTGTATGCCGCGGGCATGCCGACCGCCGATTTGAAGCGGCTTGCCCTCGAAACCGACACGGAGTTGTTTCGTGACTTCTCTCCGCGCGGAGTCTTCTCCGGCATGGGGATCTGCCGGGGCGATGCGCTTGAGCGGTGGCTCGACGAGCGGCTGGGCGGCGTTTGTCTGGCAGATTTGCGCCGCAGCCCGCTTGCTGTCATTACCACGGATATCCTCAACCACGCTCCTTTCGTCCTTTCGGCCGACAATGCGCCCCGGTTGAAGGTCTCCGCCGCGGTCCGCTTCTCCGCGGCCATTCCCTTTATCTTTGCCTGGAAGAAATTCGTCGTGCGCGGCAAGGAGCACGTGCTCATCGACGGCACCCTCATGGCGAGCGTGATCGAGAGCCAGTGTGCCGAAGCGGGCAAGACCCTCGTCCTGCGGACCTTCTCCAAAAGAAGCATGAACCACCATTCCTCCTCCGTCATGACCCTGCGCCGCTACGCGGGCGACCTCCTGAACATCTTCTTTCACTCCATGGATCGGGAGTTTCTCAAGGGGGCCCGCTGGAAGGACACCATCACCATCCATTGTGGCATGGTGCCTTCTCTCTCGTTTTCCGTTACGGCGGACGAGCGGGAATTTCTGATGGAACAGGGCTATCAGCAGACCGCCAAATATCTTCGGTACAAGTGGGGGCTGTGA
- a CDS encoding PilZ domain-containing protein, with amino-acid sequence MEKRKFERIDFRSEAIIRHNGTSFRAEVENVSLKGLFVRTDQKIPINEQVDVSMFFFGSSAELSFSLEASVVRITDDGIGLNFRKIDMDSLVHSDTAVTTTGADRQGVIEEFYGFIEKD; translated from the coding sequence GTGGAAAAGAGAAAGTTCGAGCGGATCGATTTCAGGAGCGAGGCGATAATCCGGCACAATGGAACGAGCTTCAGGGCGGAAGTGGAAAACGTGAGCCTCAAGGGCCTCTTTGTGCGTACAGACCAGAAAATTCCCATCAACGAGCAGGTTGATGTCTCCATGTTTTTCTTCGGATCGTCCGCGGAGCTCTCGTTCAGCCTTGAGGCGAGCGTGGTACGGATAACCGACGACGGCATCGGCCTCAACTTCCGAAAGATCGACATGGACTCCCTGGTTCACTCGGATACGGCGGTTACGACAACCGGCGCTGATCGCCAAGGCGTAATCGAAGAATTTTACGGTTTCATCGAAAAGGACTAG
- a CDS encoding J domain-containing protein, which produces MDDLRDCYGLLGLSPGASADEAKRAFRAAVSACHPDRFVNDPVRRRNAEERLRLIIEAYHRIDACRKLGPDMSASAHAGLQSGTWSAGRSPGFPFSSLVTFPNGLFLLLCGVCAVRFTHLYGATASAALAALELLLVPLFFGVAHNLIIPANRLVRNLYGAFTVCFLLVVIAGTVTARHDNSLPLPASFEYSDGAPASSVLWPATSHDRPAEPTDGPAADTPLYRQGVRPPHSPDAPVVPLAPAAPAAPLVPPAR; this is translated from the coding sequence ATGGACGATCTCCGCGACTGCTACGGGTTGCTCGGTCTCAGCCCCGGCGCTTCCGCCGACGAGGCGAAGCGTGCCTTTCGCGCAGCCGTTTCCGCCTGCCATCCCGATCGTTTTGTCAATGACCCGGTGCGCCGCCGCAATGCAGAAGAGCGGCTGCGCCTGATCATCGAGGCTTATCACCGGATCGATGCCTGCCGTAAGCTCGGGCCTGATATGTCGGCCAGCGCACATGCAGGACTGCAATCCGGGACCTGGTCGGCGGGTCGAAGCCCCGGATTCCCCTTCTCCTCACTCGTCACGTTTCCCAACGGGCTCTTCCTCCTGCTCTGCGGCGTCTGCGCCGTCCGCTTCACTCATCTCTACGGGGCCACGGCAAGTGCTGCTCTGGCGGCACTGGAGCTGCTGCTGGTCCCGCTGTTCTTCGGGGTTGCCCACAATCTGATCATCCCGGCGAACCGGCTGGTGCGGAACCTTTACGGCGCATTCACCGTCTGCTTTCTTCTGGTCGTTATTGCCGGCACAGTTACCGCGCGACACGACAACAGTCTTCCGCTCCCTGCTTCATTTGAATACTCCGACGGGGCCCCTGCTTCCTCAGTGCTCTGGCCCGCTACGAGCCATGATCGCCCGGCAGAGCCCACCGATGGGCCGGCTGCGGACACCCCTCTGTATCGACAGGGTGTCCGACCTCCCCACTCTCCCGATGCCCCGGTCGTCCCTCTTGCCCCTGCGGCTCCTGCTGCACCCCTCGTGCCGCCGGCCCGGTGA
- a CDS encoding general secretion pathway protein GspE has product MPIRLGEMLIKAGMITHTQLDEALKGQVIFGGRLGTNLIEMGVIGEEELARVLSEKLRVPCVDPDELMAVPDHLLSLVPRDMVERYKIVPLGVDGRRLRLVMADPSDLPAIDEIAFRTGFVIVPMVAPEIRLFMALEKYYGIRREVRALPVSETLGGRRCTYGTKRPAEQLMRRDVVDFSTLPDNGKYLPWEGGDIDDNRIEAAERYTIDALSRTLADCRERDAVADALVDYAGRLFGCAGLLLVMRDMAAGWEAVAGHERLREFGQLRISLQEASHVRTVVEERSVYLGPPGNMPTDRRLAEALGGAGAPGLMLVPMVMGRRVVTILCAAGEMVALGARLSEAQTIARKGVLAFEILILRGKILMT; this is encoded by the coding sequence ATGCCGATACGCCTCGGCGAGATGCTGATCAAAGCCGGAATGATAACCCATACGCAACTGGATGAGGCCCTGAAAGGGCAGGTGATCTTCGGGGGCAGGCTCGGAACGAACCTCATTGAAATGGGGGTGATCGGTGAGGAAGAGCTCGCCCGGGTCCTGAGCGAAAAGCTTCGGGTTCCCTGTGTCGATCCCGACGAGCTCATGGCAGTGCCCGATCACCTTTTGTCCCTTGTTCCCCGTGATATGGTTGAACGCTACAAGATCGTCCCCCTCGGGGTCGACGGGCGACGGCTCAGGCTCGTCATGGCCGACCCCTCGGATCTGCCGGCCATTGATGAAATCGCTTTTCGTACGGGATTTGTCATTGTGCCGATGGTCGCTCCGGAAATCCGGCTTTTCATGGCACTGGAGAAATACTACGGCATCCGGCGCGAGGTGCGTGCCCTGCCTGTATCGGAGACTCTGGGGGGACGCAGATGTACTTATGGGACCAAGCGGCCTGCGGAGCAACTCATGCGCCGGGATGTGGTCGATTTTTCAACCTTGCCCGACAATGGTAAGTATCTCCCCTGGGAAGGGGGCGACATCGATGATAATCGTATCGAGGCGGCCGAACGGTACACAATTGACGCTCTCTCCCGGACGCTTGCCGACTGCCGCGAACGCGACGCTGTGGCCGATGCCCTGGTGGACTATGCCGGCCGCCTCTTTGGTTGCGCCGGTCTGCTGCTCGTCATGAGGGATATGGCCGCAGGGTGGGAAGCGGTTGCCGGTCATGAGCGGTTGCGGGAGTTCGGGCAGCTGAGGATATCGCTTCAGGAGGCATCACATGTCCGGACAGTGGTTGAGGAGCGGAGTGTGTATCTCGGCCCGCCGGGCAACATGCCGACTGACCGGCGGTTGGCGGAGGCCTTGGGCGGGGCTGGCGCGCCGGGGCTGATGCTCGTGCCCATGGTGATGGGGAGGCGTGTGGTTACCATCCTCTGTGCCGCAGGGGAGATGGTCGCCTTGGGGGCTCGGTTGTCGGAAGCACAAACCATTGCCCGGAAAGGGGTGCTGGCGTTCGAGATTCTTATTTTGCGGGGTAAGATTCTGATGACATAG
- a CDS encoding DUF4388 domain-containing protein, protein MAQEALCRKRHEGFNGSMVGVSLADLIQLKGTNRFSGCISVEFGGRCGVIFFQDGEIVHAEKGSCEGEEALQRIMRWPGGRFTAYPHLATDRHSIRKNRQHLLLDAHRAMDERHRHVDPKGERAEQTPLRERIRAIGMVSDAITLDFDGVPTDEKSPSADRLAAGACFLARLADRIGSRLGTGSPTSMVLEGTREHLFIYTGKHHLLAVAAGADHQPPMVEEAIRRAVQTA, encoded by the coding sequence ATGGCGCAGGAAGCGCTCTGCAGGAAACGACATGAAGGATTCAACGGATCGATGGTTGGGGTCTCACTGGCAGACCTGATCCAACTCAAGGGAACCAACAGGTTCTCCGGTTGCATCTCAGTCGAATTCGGAGGGCGGTGCGGTGTTATTTTTTTCCAGGATGGCGAGATTGTCCACGCCGAAAAAGGCAGCTGCGAGGGAGAAGAGGCGCTCCAACGGATCATGCGCTGGCCGGGCGGACGCTTCACTGCCTACCCCCACCTAGCTACCGATCGCCACTCCATCAGGAAGAACCGGCAACACCTTCTGCTCGATGCGCACCGGGCCATGGATGAACGTCATCGGCACGTCGATCCGAAGGGGGAACGGGCTGAACAAACGCCGCTGCGCGAGCGGATACGTGCAATCGGGATGGTATCCGACGCCATCACCCTTGACTTTGACGGCGTACCCACGGACGAAAAAAGCCCTTCGGCGGACCGCTTAGCCGCCGGGGCCTGCTTCCTCGCCCGCCTGGCAGACCGGATCGGGTCGCGCCTCGGAACCGGGAGCCCCACCTCGATGGTCCTTGAAGGCACAAGAGAACATCTGTTCATCTATACCGGCAAGCATCATCTTCTCGCCGTAGCCGCCGGTGCAGACCATCAGCCCCCCATGGTTGAAGAAGCAATCCGCCGCGCCGTGCAAACCGCGTGA
- a CDS encoding M48 family metallopeptidase: MTLTILACYLAVLTFEHLLRIMNLKHLRRQGTTVPDGFAGAVDEGSLRTATAYTLDRSRLGIAESLVDSGLLVGFLFAGILPLFDRWVASLTSSFILGGVVFFLLLSLVQSALAIPFGLYETFVIERRYGFTTITPKLWWSDLLKSTCISMTLATLMISGAFALVAWSPLHWWLWVWGFLAFLTLFLMYLSPYVIEPLFNRYEPVKTEGLEEEIRAMAERAGLRVSRVMQVDASRRSRHSNAYFTGIGRVKRIVLYDTLLGQMTHAEILAVLAHEIGHWKLGHIRRRLIAGQAGALAAAWLAWRVTSWEGLPGLLGMTEATFPARLVIVGFIGTLALFPLTPLFAWLSRRQEREADRFAVELCENPASLATALVKLSRENLSNLHPHPLYAAFHYSHPPVVERVQGLLALARKE; encoded by the coding sequence ATGACTTTGACGATCCTCGCCTGTTACCTCGCGGTCCTCACCTTCGAGCATCTGCTCCGCATAATGAACCTCAAACATCTCAGGCGCCAGGGTACAACGGTCCCCGATGGCTTCGCCGGCGCGGTGGATGAAGGGAGCCTTCGCACTGCAACTGCCTATACCCTCGACCGGAGTCGCCTGGGGATTGCGGAATCACTGGTCGACAGCGGCCTCCTTGTCGGGTTTCTCTTCGCGGGGATCCTTCCTCTCTTCGACCGCTGGGTTGCCTCGCTGACCTCCTCGTTCATCCTCGGGGGTGTCGTCTTCTTTCTGCTTCTCTCCCTCGTTCAGAGTGCACTGGCGATCCCCTTCGGACTCTATGAAACATTCGTCATTGAGCGTCGGTACGGCTTTACCACCATAACGCCGAAGCTCTGGTGGTCCGACCTGCTTAAGTCGACATGTATTTCAATGACGCTTGCCACGCTCATGATTTCCGGCGCTTTCGCCCTGGTTGCATGGAGTCCCCTGCACTGGTGGCTCTGGGTCTGGGGCTTTCTCGCGTTTCTGACCCTGTTTCTCATGTACCTCTCACCGTATGTCATCGAGCCGTTGTTCAACCGCTACGAGCCGGTGAAGACCGAAGGGCTGGAAGAAGAGATCCGTGCCATGGCCGAGCGGGCCGGACTCAGGGTGAGCCGGGTTATGCAGGTGGATGCCTCCCGGCGCAGCCGCCACTCCAATGCCTACTTTACCGGCATCGGCCGGGTGAAGCGCATCGTGCTGTACGATACGCTGCTGGGCCAGATGACCCACGCGGAGATTCTGGCGGTCCTGGCCCATGAGATCGGCCACTGGAAGCTCGGACACATCCGCCGGAGGCTTATTGCCGGTCAGGCAGGTGCCCTTGCCGCTGCCTGGCTGGCGTGGCGGGTCACATCATGGGAGGGGCTGCCCGGACTTCTCGGGATGACGGAGGCGACGTTTCCGGCCCGGCTCGTGATCGTCGGCTTCATCGGTACCTTGGCGCTCTTTCCGCTCACGCCCCTGTTTGCCTGGTTGTCGCGCCGGCAGGAGCGGGAGGCCGACCGATTCGCAGTGGAGCTCTGCGAAAATCCCGCATCGCTCGCTACGGCGCTGGTTAAACTTTCCCGGGAAAATCTCTCCAATCTCCATCCGCACCCCCTCTACGCAGCATTTCACTATTCCCACCCGCCGGTGGTTGAACGGGTGCAAGGGCTGCTGGCGCTGGCGCGAAAAGAATGA